One window from the genome of Microcebus murinus isolate Inina chromosome X, M.murinus_Inina_mat1.0, whole genome shotgun sequence encodes:
- the CD40LG gene encoding CD40 ligand, giving the protein MIETYSQPSPRSVATGQPASMKIFMYLLTIFLITQMIGSAFFAVYLHRRLDKIEDERSLHEDFVFMKTIQRCNKGEGPLSLLNCEEIRSQFEGFVKEIILNKEKKKENSYEMQKGDQNPQIAAHVISEASGKTASVLQWAEKGYYTMSNNLVTLENGKQLTVKRQGLYYIYAQVTFCSNREASSQAPFIASLCLRSTGGSERILLRAANTHSSSKACEQQSIHLGGVFELQAGASVFVNVTDPSQVSHGTGFTSFGLLKL; this is encoded by the exons ATGATCGAAACATACAGCCAACCTTCTCCCCGATCTGTGGCCACTGGACAGCCCGCCAGcatgaaaatttttatgtatttacttactATTTTTCTTATCACCCAGATGATTGGCTCAGCATTTTTTGCTGTGTATCTTCATAGAAGGTTGGACAAG ataGAAGATGAAAGGAGTCTTCATGAGGATTTTGTATTCATGAAAACAATACAGAGATGCAACAAAGGAGAAGGGCCCTTATCCTTGCTGAACTGTGAGGAGATTAGAAGCCAGTTTGAAGGTTTCGTCAAG GAAATAATTCTaaacaaagagaagaagaaagaaaacagctatGAAATGCAAAAAG GTGATCAGAATCCTCAAATTGCAGCACATGTCATAAGTGAGGCCAGTGGCAAAACAGCATCTG TTCTACAGTGGGCTGAAAAAGGATACTACACCATGAGCAACAACTTGGTAACTCTCGAAAATGGGAAACAGCTCACCGTTAAAAGACAAGGACTCTATTATATCTATGCCCAAGTCACCTTCTGCTCTAACCGGGAAGCTTCGAGTCAAGCTCCATTTATAGCCAGCCTCTGCCTGAGGTCCACGGGTGGATCTGAGAGAATCTTGCTCAGAGCGGCAAATACCCACAGTTCCTCCAAAGCTTGTGAGCAGCAATCCATCCACTTGGGAGGAGTGTTTGAATTGCAAGCAGGTGCTTCGGTGTTTGTCAATGTGACTGATCCAAGCCAAGTGAGCCACGGGACTGGCTTCACATCCTTTGGCCTGCTCAAACTCTGA